A stretch of DNA from Cyanobium sp. AMD-g:
GTAGGCCCGCCCCCGCTCCCGTTCGCCGTGAACGGAGGCCCTCAGCTGCCCCAGCCAGTGGCGAGCAACAGGGGAATCCATCGATGCTTCAGGAAGGGGTCGGCCTTCGGCCGTCAACGTATCGGCCCGGAGGGTCATCTCAGGCCACCGGGGCATAGACGTGTGGATCATTGTCGCGATCCGCCTGTTCCAACCGTGTGGCAGCGGTCACCAAGACATCCATCAGACTGGTGCCGGGTCCTGCACCTGCCTGTCAGTGATCGCCACGTCCCCCTCCCCTGCCCGAGGCCCCAGCCCCCTGTGGACCCGGGCCTTCCACGCCTTCAACCTGCTGGTGCTTCTGCTGATGGCCGCTAGCGGCCTGCAGATCTACAACGCCAATCCGGTTTTCGGCGGGAGGGAAGGGGCCACCGTGCCCGAGCTGTTCACCCTGGGCGGCTGGCTGGCCGGTGGCCGCGATTGGCACTTCGGCATCATGGGTCTCTATGGGGCCAATCTGGGGCTCTGGATCGGTCTGCTGCTGCAGCGGCGCCATCGGCGACTGGCCGGTACGGGTGATCTGGGCACCCTGCGCAGCAGCGTCAACCCCCCCAGACGGCGCCTGGCCAGCCACCGGATCACGTACACCCTGATGCTGATCGTGCTGGCCTTCAGCCTGATCACCGGACTGGCCATGTACAAACCGGCCCAGTTGTGGTGGCTGGTGTCGCTGTTCGCCTTCGCCGAGCCCGCCGGTCACTCCAGCTGGCAGACCCTGCGGGTGTGTCACCTGGCCACCATCCCGGCCATCGCCCTGCTGCTGGTGGCGCACGTGGTGCTCTCCTGGCGGGTGGGAGGCCTGCGGCTCTTGCGGGCGATGTTTCTCTGAAGGATGGTCCGCTGAGATGGCTTCTTCCTCCGACCCCCTGAGTCGCCGCCGGTCCCTGGGCCTGCTGCTTGGGGGCGGCTCGTCCCTGCTGCTCGGTGGCTGTGCCCTCAACGACTGGAGCGAGACGGTGGGGGAGGCCACCCAGCCGCTGAACGAACGGATCGAGGCTCTGCTCCAGGGGAAGCGCAAGCTGCCCGAGTTCCGTCGCAGCCAGGTGGAGCCCACGGCCCTACTGATCAACAGCTTCAACGGCATGCCCGAGATCGCGCCTGGCAGCTACCGGCTGGCCGTCAACGGGGTGGTGAGCCGTCCGCTGCAGCTGGATCTGGCGGCCCTGGCCGCGCTGCCCCAGCAGGAGTGCGTCATCCGCCACGTCTGCGTGGAGGGCTGGGCGGCGATCGTCGCCTGGTCGGGACCGCGGCTGGCCGATGTGCTGGCCCTGGCGGGCCCCTCTCCCCTGGGCGCCTATCTGGCGATCCGATCGGCCGATCAGTACTTCGAAACCTGGGATCTGGCCTCCGCCCGGCACCCCCAGACCCTGCTCGCCACCCACATGAACGGGGTACCGCTGCCCGCGGCCAACGGCGCTCCTGTACGACTCGCCAGCCCCATCAAGCTCGGCTACAAGCAGAGCAAGTGGGTCACCGGCCTCGAACTGATGACCAGCCTGGGTGAACGGCTGGGCACCTGGGAGGACCAGGGCTACGAGTGGTTCGCCGGGCTCTGAGGGCTACGCCGGCCCTCAGGGCCGCACCAGCCCTGTGGGCACGTCCTTCTGGCCGGCTTCGCGCAGCAACTCCTGAATTGTCCGTTCGGAGGTGTCGTAGGCGCCTTCTCCGAAATGAGTACGCCGGATACGGCCCTGGCTGTCGATGAAATAGAAGGCCGGCCAGTACCTGTTGTTGAAGGATTTCCAGATGGCGAAGTTGTTGTCGATCACCACCGGATAGGTGAGGCCCAGCTTGCGGACGGCGGCTCGCACATTGCCGAGGTCGCGCTCGAAGGCGAACTCGGGGGAATGAACACCGATCACTACCAGGCCGTGGTCCTTGTACTTGCTGGCCCAGGCCCGCACATGGGGCAGGGTGCGCAGGCAGTTGATGCAGGAGTAGGTCCAGATGTCCACCAGCACCACCTTCCCCCAGAGCTGGTCGCGGCTGAGGGGCGGCGAATTGAGCCAGGTGGCCCCCTTCGGAAAGGGCGGCAGCGTGCCCAGCACGGGCAGGCGGCTCAACGCAGGGGCGCTCTCGCTGGCTGCCTCGGGGGGCGGAATTCTGGCGAGCAGGGCCTGCTCGAGTCGGTTGGTGTCCGCCAGGGCCCAGCCGGCGAAGGCGGTCTGTTCCAGGCCCATGGTGCTCACCCCCACCGCCGCAAGCACGGCGGCCCCCAGCCCGCGGCGCAGCCAGACACCGGCCCCCAGCGAGCGTCTGAGAGTGTTGGCCAGTCGACCGCCGGCCAGCAGTGCTACCGCCAGGGAGGTGGCAGCACCCAGGCCGTAGGCCAGCAGGAGCAGCAGGGCGGTGCCGGTGTTGTCCCCCCGCAGGGCCGCTCCGGTGAGGATCATCCCAAGGATCGGCCCGGCGCACGGAGCCCACAGCAGCCCAACCGCCACCCCCAGCAGGGCCGAGGCGGCGATGGCCTCGCCCCGCCGTTGCGCTCGATCGGAGCGGCGCGAAAGGCTGGCGCCCAGGCTTACCAAGGGCCGGCTGAGTCGATCGGCCAAGGCCGGCCAGAGCAACGCGAGGCCGAACAGGGCCAGCAGCGCCAGGGCCGCCATCCGCCCCCACCGGTGGGCCTGCACCACCCAGCTGCCGCCCAGGACCGCCAGGCTCGCCATGGCGGCGAAGGTCAACACCATGCCGGCCAGCAGGGGCAGGGTGTTGCTCCGGAAGGAATGACCCACCCGGCTGAACACGAAGGGCAGCACAGGCAGGATGCAGGGGCTAAGGATGGTCAGCAGGCCGGCGAGATAGGCCAGCAAGGGCAGGGCCATGGTGGGAGGGGAAAGGAAGACCCTGGCCCGCGGGGACTGTGGCGCCGCCCTCAGGGGGCTGCGGGAGCCACCGCTGGAGTGGGTGACGGGCAGCGCATCGCCTTGTAGTCGCAGGCGTAGACGGTGGCTTTCTGCCAGCTGAGCGGAATCTCGAGCAGATCCCTGGGCCCTGTGAGGCCCTGGGCGAGGAAGATCAGCGCCGCCAGGAGGTTGGCGCTGATGTGCAGCCGTCGCCAGCGCAGGTGCCGGTGGATCTCGGGGCGGCTGGCCACCGAGAACAGCATCAGCCCGACCAGACCGATGCCCCCCCAGAAATGCGACTGCCAGAACACCGGTTCCAGGGGGTTGTCGCTGCGACGGAACACCTCGGGCTGCAGGCCCAGGCCGATCGCTCCGGCCCAGCAGAGCAGGGCGAAGCTGGCCCGGTAGAGGGGCCGCTTCACGCGCCACAGCGCGGCCAGCGCCACCACCGAGCCGGCCAGCACTAGCACCAGCATCGCCAGCCTCGGCAGTCCCCCCTCGAAGGCCGCCAGGGGGTGCTTCGTCGCGATCACCACCGCTTCGGCGATCAACACGATCGCCACCACGGCCGCAGCCAACCACTGGCCCAGATCGACATGGTCCCGGCCCACGGTGGGGGGATGCTTGACCTGGGTGAGGCGGCGGTCACGGGTCTGGCGCGCCAAGCGCAGCACCATGCCCAGCAGGGGGTAGACGAGCACCACCGCCAGGGCGGGGTGGAGCAGCCAGAGCCAGTCAACGGCGTTCATCCGCGGCTCAGGGCTTGAGGGGTGCCCAGGCCATGGTGGCGTTGAACTTCTGGCACCAGATCAGCACCGATTTCTGGGCCTTGAGGTCGATCGAGGCGGGGATCACGTAGCTCTGGCCCCCCTTGCTGGATTTCAGCTTCGAGAGCAGCGTGTAGCTGCCGGGCTTGAGGGGAAAGGCGGGAGCCTTGCTCATCGCCAGGGGCGTGGCGGAGGGGCTGAAGGCCACCCAGAGATCGGGGGCCATGTCGTTGGTCTTGAAGTCGCCGCTGAGGGTGAGCACCGTCCTGCCGCCCTGCTCGCTGATCGAGAAGCCGCCGCTGACCGGAGCCTCCGCCTTGCGGAAGCTGCCGCTGGCCTTCGCCATGGCCTGGGCCACCGAACCCAGGACGGGGGTGATCGGCGCGACCTGGGGGAGGCCGAGGCTGCGGGCGGGGAGGACGGTGCCGGAGAAGGCCGCCGCCGCCACCAGGGTGAGGGCGCCGGTGAGGACGGTGCGGGGGGAGCGGGTCATGGTGAATGCGGTGTGAGGGGCGAGGGACAGGCCGGGCGTTGCGTCGCCAGAACCCGCGCTCACCAGCAGATACCCCTGACCGGCCGCTCCGGATTGGATCCGGAGCCGGTTCAGGTGATCGGCACGGTGCGGTCGAGGGCGTCGAGATTCACCAGGCGGCGCCCCCGGCTGTCGATGGACACCAGATCGGCGAAGGTCCGGCCCTGGAGAATGTTCTCGATGCGGTAGTGGTGGACCTGGAGCAGTGACGATCCCGTCACTTCGTCGGAACCCTCCACCAGCACCATCAGGGCACCGCTGACCCGGGCGATAGCGTCAAGACCCAGCTGGACAAGGGGACTCTCCGGGGTGAGCGGATGGCTCAGCACCGCCGTCACATGCAGCTGGGGCGTGGAGGCGTTCAGCAGCGGCAGCGGGTGCACACGGCGTTGCCACAGCCCCGGTTCCACTTCCTCATCGACGAACAGGGCCATCGTGTACGACACCTTCAACCAGTAGCTGGGGTCGGCGGTGACGAAGCGGCAGCTGAGGTGACCACCGGGCCAGGAGCTCAGGCACAGCTGGCGGCTGAAGCGCAACGGGGAATCCACCTGGGTGAAGCGCAGGAAGAACAGGCCCGTGACCATGGCGGTGGTCAGGATGCCGACGATCCGCTGGCCCGCCGCCAGGCCCAGGGTGTAGGGGGAGTTGACCCCGGCGGACTGGAAACTGGCGCTGAACATGTTCTGCAGGGCGAAGATGCCGCTCGCAGACAACCCCATCGCCCCGTCGGCCTCCACATGGCCTGGATCCAGCTGAAACGCCAAAGCGAAGATCAGCACCTCCGCCAGGTAGATCAGCGTCATCGCCAGAAAGAAGACCGGCCAGGGCATCCGCATCGCCATCGACACCGGCTGGCGCCAGAGGCTGGTCCAGGGGCTGCGCTGGTGGTCGAGTGTGCGGCGCGCCGGCCGTGACAGCTGGCTCAGGATCGTGGGGAGGCGCACAACAACGACCCGATGTCGACGCCCGGAACAGTAGGAGCGCTCCATCCTGGGCAGATGACGGTGCCGATTTCGATGGGCAGCACTCGGCGGCCGGTCCCGGGTCTGCTGCCGCTGCTGCTCTATGTGCTGCTGCGGGGGCTGGATGCCACCGTGCTCAAGGGACTGCAGGAGCTCGGTCTGGCCAATCCGGTGCAGGGCGAGAACCCGATCAGTTTCTGCAACGTGTTCTTCCTGGCCCAGCTCACGGTGGCTCTGGCGGCGCTGATCCCCGGACGGCGCAGCCTGGGCAACGACCTGGCGCAGCTGGGGCCAGCTGACCGGCGCCTGCTCGCCCTCCACGGCGGCCTGGGCCTGTTCCTCGGGCCCGTGGCCTACTACCTCGCCCTGGAATCCCTGTCGGTGATCAGCCAGACGCTGCTGTTCGCCCTGGTGTTGCCCGTCTCCGCCGTGCTGGCGCGCTGGCTGCTCGGGGAGGCGCTCCCCGCCGGCTTCCGGCTCAGCCTGGTGCTGATCGGTGCCGGGCTGGTGCTGCCCCAGGCAGCCACGGCCATGGGCAGCGGCCGGATGGATGACGCCGCCGGCCTCGCGTGGGCCCTGGTGGGGGTGCTGGCCTTCGCCGGCTCGGCCGTCAGCGGCCGCGCCATCGCCGCCCGCCGCTGGCCGGCATCGGTGGCTGTCGGCGTTCCCACCCTGCTGAGCGCCCTGGTCTTCGCGGCCATCGCCCTGGTGCTGTTCGGACCGCAGCATTTCCTGCTGTTGCGCCTCTGGTGGGTGGTGGGGGTGATCGGCCTCTACGCCATCACCCTCTCCCTGGGCCGCGAACTGGCCTTGCGCCAGGCCTATCGCCGCTGCAGCGTGGCGGTCGTCTCCCTCTGGAGCTCCCTGGCCCTGGTGGTGGCGGTCCTCAGCGCCGCCCTGTTGCTGGGGGAACCGCTGGGCATCCCCGTGCTGGCCGGTGCGGCCCTGGTGCTGGCCGGTGTGTTCGTCAGCCGCCGGCCGGGCCCCATCCGATCGCGGCCTTCGCCGGTATCCGAAGCACGGCACCCCCGCTGAACACCCCCCGGTCGTGAATCCCTCCGACGCCGAAGCCCCCCCCCGCCGTCCCCCCCTGCGGGGCGCCCTCGAGGGTGCCACCGATGCTGCCGCCGATCTGGCGGAGTTGTACGACAGCTGCAGCGGTCCGGTGTACCGCCTGGCCCTGCGGTTGTGCCGCTCCAGCCACGAAGCCGAAGACCTCACCCATGACGTCTTCCTGCGCTACTGGCAGCAGGGGCGTTACGACCCGGCCCGGGGTCCGGTTCTGGCCTATCTGCTGCTGCTGACGCGCTCGATGGCCATCAACCGCCTCAACCAGCGCGCCAACCGCTGGCAGCTGGTGCAACGCTGGTCGGAGCACCTGTTCCCAGCGGCCGTGCCAACGCCCCACGACCGTGCCGAATCCGAGGATCTGGCCGAGAGGGTGCGGGGCGCCCTCGCGGCCATCCCCGCCAACCAGCGTCAGGTGCTGGAGATGGCCTACTACGAGGGGCTGAGCCAGTCGGCGATCGGCGCGCTGCTGAAGCTGCCCCTCGGCACCGTCAAGACCCGCGCCCGCCAGGGGCTGATCCGCCTGCGCGCCCTGCTTCACGACTCGCCCGACCAGCCATGACATCCGACACCACCCCTGCCGACGCCGACCGCATCGACGCCCTGCTGGCAGGCCATGCCCTGGGAGACCTGGAAGAAGCCGAGCGGGAGCAGCTGGCCGTGCTGCTGCGGCAGCGGCCCGAGCTACGCCTGCGCCAGGAGGAGTTCAGCACCACCCTGGAATTGCTGCCGCTGGCGCTGCCGGCCACGGCGGAGCCTCCCGCCGCCCTGCGCCGGCGCCTGCTGCAACCCCGCCCCCAGCGGGGTCAGTGGCGGCGTTGGCTGGGCCCCTCCCTGCTGGCCGTCGGCGTGCTGCTGCTGGGCGGTGAGCTCTACCAGACCCGCCAGCAACTGGCTGACCTGCAGCGGCAGTGGCCGCCACCCGCCCTGCCCGGTGAACGCCGGATGTTGCCCCTGCAGGCGGTGCAGCCTGGCCAGACGGCCTCGGGGGAGGTGCTGGTCACCGGCAACCGCACCCACAACCTGCTGAAGCTCACCGACCTGCCGGCGTTGCCGCCCCATCACACCTACCGGCTCTGGGCCACCGTGAAGGGGCGGACCGTGGGATGCGTCCATTTCGTGCCCAACGTCCGCGGCCAGGTGGCCATGCCCATCCCCCTGTCGCCCACCAGCGAGGCCAGCGGAGTCAGCATCAGCGTCGAGGGCGACCCCACCGGCACGGTCCCCAGGGGACCCATGGTGCTCACCAGTTCGATCTGATCCATGGCCGTCTTTCCCTTCCCTACCGACGTGCATGCCGATCTGGGCCAGCGGGCCGTCGTCGACAGCGATGCGCTGCCCTGGCTCCCCTCCCCCCTGGCCGGGGTGGAGCGGCGCCTGCTGGATCGCGACGGCGGCGAGGTCGCCCGGGCCACCTCGCTCGTCCGCTACGCCCCCGCCAGCAGCTTTTCCCCCCATCGCCACGGCGGCGGCGAAGAGTTCCTTGTGCTGGAGGGTGTCTTTTCGGATGAGCACGGTGACTACGGCCCGGGCACCTACGTGCGCAACCCGGTCGGCTCCGCCCATGCCCCCTTCAGTGCGGCCGGCTGCACCATCCTGGTGAAACTGCGGCAGATGGATCCGGCCGACCAGACGCGGGTCGTGATCGACACCCGGCGCTCTGTCTTCGTGCCTGGCCTGGTCGCGGGCCTGACCGTGCTGCCCCTGCACGGCTTCGGGACCGAACAGGTGGCCCTGGTGCGCTGGCAGCCGGACACCCGCTTCCCTCTCCACGCCCATCCCGGGGGCGAGGAGATCTTCGTGCTCGACGGGGTGTTCGAAGACGAGCAGGGTGCCTATCCGGCGGGCACCTGGCTGCGCAACCCGCCCGGCAGCCGCCATGCGCCCTTCAGTGGCAGCGGCTGCCTGATCTGGGTCAAGA
This window harbors:
- a CDS encoding cytochrome b/b6 domain-containing protein; its protein translation is MIATSPSPARGPSPLWTRAFHAFNLLVLLLMAASGLQIYNANPVFGGREGATVPELFTLGGWLAGGRDWHFGIMGLYGANLGLWIGLLLQRRHRRLAGTGDLGTLRSSVNPPRRRLASHRITYTLMLIVLAFSLITGLAMYKPAQLWWLVSLFAFAEPAGHSSWQTLRVCHLATIPAIALLLVAHVVLSWRVGGLRLLRAMFL
- a CDS encoding molybdopterin-dependent oxidoreductase gives rise to the protein MASSSDPLSRRRSLGLLLGGGSSLLLGGCALNDWSETVGEATQPLNERIEALLQGKRKLPEFRRSQVEPTALLINSFNGMPEIAPGSYRLAVNGVVSRPLQLDLAALAALPQQECVIRHVCVEGWAAIVAWSGPRLADVLALAGPSPLGAYLAIRSADQYFETWDLASARHPQTLLATHMNGVPLPAANGAPVRLASPIKLGYKQSKWVTGLELMTSLGERLGTWEDQGYEWFAGL
- a CDS encoding cytochrome c biogenesis protein DipZ, which codes for MALPLLAYLAGLLTILSPCILPVLPFVFSRVGHSFRSNTLPLLAGMVLTFAAMASLAVLGGSWVVQAHRWGRMAALALLALFGLALLWPALADRLSRPLVSLGASLSRRSDRAQRRGEAIAASALLGVAVGLLWAPCAGPILGMILTGAALRGDNTGTALLLLLAYGLGAATSLAVALLAGGRLANTLRRSLGAGVWLRRGLGAAVLAAVGVSTMGLEQTAFAGWALADTNRLEQALLARIPPPEAASESAPALSRLPVLGTLPPFPKGATWLNSPPLSRDQLWGKVVLVDIWTYSCINCLRTLPHVRAWASKYKDHGLVVIGVHSPEFAFERDLGNVRAAVRKLGLTYPVVIDNNFAIWKSFNNRYWPAFYFIDSQGRIRRTHFGEGAYDTSERTIQELLREAGQKDVPTGLVRP
- a CDS encoding DUF4079 domain-containing protein → MNAVDWLWLLHPALAVVLVYPLLGMVLRLARQTRDRRLTQVKHPPTVGRDHVDLGQWLAAAVVAIVLIAEAVVIATKHPLAAFEGGLPRLAMLVLVLAGSVVALAALWRVKRPLYRASFALLCWAGAIGLGLQPEVFRRSDNPLEPVFWQSHFWGGIGLVGLMLFSVASRPEIHRHLRWRRLHISANLLAALIFLAQGLTGPRDLLEIPLSWQKATVYACDYKAMRCPSPTPAVAPAAP
- a CDS encoding DM13 domain-containing protein; this translates as MTRSPRTVLTGALTLVAAAAFSGTVLPARSLGLPQVAPITPVLGSVAQAMAKASGSFRKAEAPVSGGFSISEQGGRTVLTLSGDFKTNDMAPDLWVAFSPSATPLAMSKAPAFPLKPGSYTLLSKLKSSKGGQSYVIPASIDLKAQKSVLIWCQKFNATMAWAPLKP
- a CDS encoding DMT family transporter; amino-acid sequence: MTVPISMGSTRRPVPGLLPLLLYVLLRGLDATVLKGLQELGLANPVQGENPISFCNVFFLAQLTVALAALIPGRRSLGNDLAQLGPADRRLLALHGGLGLFLGPVAYYLALESLSVISQTLLFALVLPVSAVLARWLLGEALPAGFRLSLVLIGAGLVLPQAATAMGSGRMDDAAGLAWALVGVLAFAGSAVSGRAIAARRWPASVAVGVPTLLSALVFAAIALVLFGPQHFLLLRLWWVVGVIGLYAITLSLGRELALRQAYRRCSVAVVSLWSSLALVVAVLSAALLLGEPLGIPVLAGAALVLAGVFVSRRPGPIRSRPSPVSEARHPR
- a CDS encoding sigma-70 family RNA polymerase sigma factor; translation: MNPSDAEAPPRRPPLRGALEGATDAAADLAELYDSCSGPVYRLALRLCRSSHEAEDLTHDVFLRYWQQGRYDPARGPVLAYLLLLTRSMAINRLNQRANRWQLVQRWSEHLFPAAVPTPHDRAESEDLAERVRGALAAIPANQRQVLEMAYYEGLSQSAIGALLKLPLGTVKTRARQGLIRLRALLHDSPDQP
- a CDS encoding anti-sigma factor domain-containing protein — encoded protein: MTSDTTPADADRIDALLAGHALGDLEEAEREQLAVLLRQRPELRLRQEEFSTTLELLPLALPATAEPPAALRRRLLQPRPQRGQWRRWLGPSLLAVGVLLLGGELYQTRQQLADLQRQWPPPALPGERRMLPLQAVQPGQTASGEVLVTGNRTHNLLKLTDLPALPPHHTYRLWATVKGRTVGCVHFVPNVRGQVAMPIPLSPTSEASGVSISVEGDPTGTVPRGPMVLTSSI
- a CDS encoding cupin domain-containing protein translates to MAVFPFPTDVHADLGQRAVVDSDALPWLPSPLAGVERRLLDRDGGEVARATSLVRYAPASSFSPHRHGGGEEFLVLEGVFSDEHGDYGPGTYVRNPVGSAHAPFSAAGCTILVKLRQMDPADQTRVVIDTRRSVFVPGLVAGLTVLPLHGFGTEQVALVRWQPDTRFPLHAHPGGEEIFVLDGVFEDEQGAYPAGTWLRNPPGSRHAPFSGSGCLIWVKTGHLGQASSA